A genomic segment from Bosea sp. OAE506 encodes:
- a CDS encoding LysR family transcriptional regulator, translating to MTTNLAWDDFRLVKAIADHHGLTGAAAALGVNHSTVFRRLGQIEEQVGLQLFERRKTGYVATVAGVEMAMLAARVEDDVAAFSRRLAGRDLAPSGELRITTTDTLYLNLLLPIFAAFRALHPAIRLDVVIGNQALNLSKRDADIAIRASDAPGETLVGRRLATLNWAIYGNAAQSAAGLGDPDSLFARDWVALGDALGHVKAARYVREKVAPERIALKSSAVLGLAEAVEQGLGIGPLPCFIADQRPALVRLLPPDPDFSTGLWILTHPDIRNAPRVRAFMDYVGGELAKKRGLIEGTG from the coding sequence ATGACCACCAATCTCGCCTGGGATGACTTCCGGCTGGTCAAGGCGATCGCCGACCATCACGGGCTGACGGGGGCGGCGGCGGCGCTCGGCGTCAACCATTCCACCGTGTTCCGCCGCCTCGGGCAGATCGAGGAGCAGGTCGGGCTGCAGCTCTTCGAACGACGCAAGACCGGCTATGTCGCGACCGTCGCCGGCGTCGAGATGGCGATGCTGGCCGCCCGCGTCGAGGACGATGTCGCCGCCTTCAGCCGCCGGCTGGCGGGGCGCGACCTCGCACCCTCGGGCGAATTGCGCATCACCACCACCGACACGCTCTATCTCAACCTGCTGCTGCCGATCTTCGCTGCCTTCCGCGCCCTCCATCCGGCCATCCGCCTCGACGTCGTGATCGGCAACCAGGCGCTCAACCTGTCGAAGCGCGACGCCGATATCGCGATCCGCGCCAGCGACGCGCCGGGCGAAACGCTGGTCGGGCGCCGGCTGGCGACGCTGAACTGGGCGATCTATGGCAACGCCGCCCAGAGCGCGGCCGGCTTGGGCGATCCCGACAGCCTGTTCGCGCGCGACTGGGTCGCACTCGGCGATGCGCTGGGCCATGTCAAAGCCGCCCGCTATGTCCGCGAGAAGGTGGCGCCGGAACGCATCGCGCTGAAGAGTTCGGCCGTGCTCGGGCTGGCGGAGGCGGTTGAGCAGGGGCTCGGCATCGGCCCCCTGCCCTGCTTCATCGCCGACCAGCGCCCCGCGCTGGTACGGCTGCTGCCACCCGACCCCGATTTCTCGACCGGGCTGTGGATCCTGACCCATCCCGACATCCGCAACGCCCCGCGCGTGCGCGCCTTCATGGACTATGTCGGCGGCGAACTGGCGAAGAAGCGCGGGCTGATCGAGGGGACAGGGTAG